In a genomic window of Methylobacter sp. YRD-M1:
- the oadA gene encoding sodium-extruding oxaloacetate decarboxylase subunit alpha produces the protein MAQNNNPKPLGITEVVLRDAHQSLLATRLRIDDMLPICAKLDQIGYWSLETWGGATFDACIRYLGEDPWQRLRQLKAAMPHTRQQMLLRGQNLLGYRHYADDVVDTFVERCAVNGIDVFRIFDAMNDMRNIKRAVQAVLQTDAHAQGTISYTTSPVHTLAMWIDLGRQIEDLGAHSICIKDMAGLLKPYDAYELVSRLKQSVAIPIHMQCHATTGLSTGAILKAAEAGIDNVDTAISSMSMTYGHTATETIVASLEGTERDTGLDLAKLEEVAAYFRAVRKKYAAFEGSLKGVDGRILVSQVPGGMLTNMESQLKEQGAEDQFDAVLAEIPRVREDLGYIPLVTPTSQIVGTQAVLNVIAGERYKTITKETAGVLKGEYGATPAPVNAELQARVLAGAEPISCRPADLLEPEMAKLIAEVQDKARAEGVSLSAQIEEDALINGLFAQVGWKFLANRGNPDAFEPVPGSAPAPAPASAAAPKAAGAAAVETYSVNVDGRHFSVSVGPGGAALSIQPAAAVVSAPAVAGDGVSVEAPMAGTILKVLVQAGSAVAEGDVVVIMEAMKMETEVRSRASGIVSAVHTKEGAAVTVGDTLISL, from the coding sequence ATGGCTCAAAACAATAACCCCAAGCCGTTAGGCATCACCGAAGTCGTCCTGCGCGACGCCCACCAATCGCTGCTGGCCACGCGCCTGCGCATCGACGACATGCTGCCGATCTGCGCCAAGCTCGACCAGATCGGCTACTGGTCGCTGGAGACCTGGGGCGGCGCCACCTTCGATGCCTGCATCCGCTACCTGGGCGAAGACCCCTGGCAGCGCCTGCGCCAGTTGAAGGCGGCCATGCCCCACACGCGCCAGCAGATGCTGCTGCGCGGCCAGAACCTGCTCGGCTACCGCCATTACGCCGACGACGTCGTCGACACCTTCGTCGAGCGCTGCGCCGTCAACGGCATCGACGTGTTCCGCATCTTCGACGCCATGAACGACATGCGCAACATTAAAAGAGCGGTGCAGGCCGTGCTGCAGACCGACGCCCACGCCCAGGGCACGATCTCGTACACGACCAGCCCCGTGCACACGCTGGCCATGTGGATCGACCTGGGCCGGCAGATCGAGGACCTGGGCGCGCACTCGATCTGCATCAAGGACATGGCCGGCCTGCTCAAGCCTTATGACGCCTACGAGCTGGTCAGCCGCCTGAAGCAGAGCGTCGCCATCCCGATCCACATGCAGTGCCATGCCACGACGGGCCTGAGCACCGGCGCCATCCTGAAGGCGGCCGAGGCCGGCATCGACAATGTCGACACGGCCATCTCCTCCATGAGCATGACCTACGGCCACACCGCGACCGAAACCATCGTCGCCAGCCTCGAGGGCACGGAGCGCGACACCGGCCTGGACCTGGCAAAACTGGAAGAGGTCGCGGCCTATTTCCGCGCCGTGCGCAAGAAATACGCTGCCTTCGAAGGCAGCCTGAAAGGCGTCGACGGGCGCATCCTGGTCTCGCAGGTGCCGGGCGGCATGCTCACGAACATGGAAAGCCAGCTCAAGGAGCAGGGCGCCGAGGACCAGTTCGATGCCGTCCTGGCCGAGATCCCGCGCGTGCGCGAGGACCTGGGCTATATCCCCTTGGTCACGCCGACCTCGCAGATCGTCGGCACCCAGGCCGTGCTGAACGTGATCGCCGGCGAGCGCTACAAGACCATCACCAAGGAAACGGCCGGCGTCCTGAAAGGCGAATACGGCGCCACCCCAGCCCCGGTCAATGCCGAGCTGCAGGCGCGCGTGCTGGCTGGGGCCGAGCCGATCAGCTGCCGGCCGGCCGACCTGCTGGAACCGGAAATGGCTAAACTGATCGCCGAAGTCCAGGACAAAGCCCGGGCCGAAGGCGTTTCGCTCAGCGCACAGATCGAAGAAGACGCGCTGATCAACGGCCTGTTCGCGCAGGTCGGCTGGAAATTCCTGGCCAACCGCGGCAATCCTGACGCCTTCGAGCCGGTGCCGGGCAGCGCGCCGGCGCCAGCACCGGCGTCGGCAGCGGCCCCGAAAGCGGCTGGTGCGGCCGCCGTGGAGACTTACAGCGTCAACGTCGACGGCCGCCATTTCAGCGTCTCGGTCGGCCCCGGCGGCGCCGCGCTGAGCATCCAGCCGGCCGCCGCCGTGGTCAGCGCCCCGGCCGTGGCCGGCGACGGCGTCTCGGTCGAGGCGCCGATGGCCGGCACGATCCTGAAAGTGCTGGTGCAGGCCGGCAGCGCCGTGGCCGAGGGCGACGTGGTGGTGATCATGGAGGCTATGAAGATGGAGACCGAAGTGCGCTCGCGGGCCAGCGGCATCGTCAGCGCCGTGCACACCAAGGAAGGCGCCGCGGTCACGGTCGGCGATACGCTGATCAGCTTATAA